A single window of Lacerta agilis isolate rLacAgi1 chromosome 12, rLacAgi1.pri, whole genome shotgun sequence DNA harbors:
- the SEC61G gene encoding protein transport protein Sec61 subunit gamma, with product MDQVMQFVEPSRQFVKDSIRLVKRCTKPDRKEFQKIAMATAIGFAIMGFIGFFVKLIHIPINNIIVGG from the exons ATGGATCAAGTAATGCAATTTGTGGAACCTAGTCGTCAGTTTGTGAAAGATTCCATCAGGCTTGTTAAACGATGCACAAAGCCAGATAGGAAAG AATTCCAGAAGATTGCTATGGCAACAGCAATAGGATTTGCAATAATGGGATTTATTGGTTTCTTTGTAAAACTGATCCATATTCCAATCAACAACATCATTGT GGGTGGCTGA
- the LOC117056179 gene encoding trichohyalin-like codes for MDPRKVHSDTHDQVKLYLNLANSEDRFFLREPLGNINNSLPHTTNNICVGEAGDKLLKDPSKENNLETCSEETEQCQNNIHELGCNSLKVTEEMRNQINEKCKEAFEVLAKGELQKAVHLFTEAIELNPHIPSSYINRASVFMQLQEARAAIKDCDIAIELNPKSPESFRLRGKAFQNLGLWEEAACDLALASRLEYEEEANAVVKRLKLGFQRISETRAKCALRYKESELLEQVKNVEATSKADAQDQREKDFSTPLENETANGKLDHEGEFQHMLNENVETVEMWKQTNEKKKEAFDAVEKGELQRAIDLFSEAIELNPRCGNLYVCRASTFLKLRLPHAAISDCNQAIKLNPDAALPYKWRGGAFHLLGYLQEAAKDLSLACQLDYDENTYAMLKEVEAETKSFTQCWRKHEGKCNTESFTENMERMKEALVDPESTQTKIPLKTPKHQDTVSEEQERSKFKLSKVKDVPYDHAQEHEPFIHFPEEQCKAYPLYAAEQEKGQLIAHEKYETSEVQEREIQKGTKSDFECTKSESEESELEIDTEEVIEPDEDVPQEMGDENLKVTDEMRKQASEKKREAIDAINKGELFKALDLFTEAIKLNPRLTILYANRAKVYMKLQKPNAAIRDCDKAIQINPDSAQPYKWRGRALQLLGYWQRAAKDLALACQLDYDEESYAMLKEIQPKAQKIAKYWRKHERKLEKKKYKELLESLHKVCEKHERPQSILTGLESDDKVATEDQRRAWKETMNEWQGVRHTVLRKQERMPREEVGRSLQENIWIQYRSFEKETDEQDNFQQKLLEEQERIQHKEVKYQGTVQQKELEEQLRALQQELEEKLRAYQEELDEEENSLRRLLKEQEKSHQKLLYQQEKAYKVILEEQAKAQLLALEELERAQQTALEELAEARLTALGEQERAQQQVLEEEERALKALESAHKQALEEQKKAHVVVMEEQKLAHKKSLEEKMMAEAALGELQRTQRKFQEEREMAEKKTIEEKEKAQKTLEKIESAQKKAVEEQERAQKALEALEFVHKQALEQQKKAQMAIMEKEQAQKKSLEETNMSEDIAQKKALEDLETTRKKAREDQERAQNALEALERAHKQALQEQEQAQKKALKEKKRAEAALEELSKAQRKIQEEQERAEKQAMQEKGVLQKSRGELEIAQKKALEEQERAQKALQALERARKQLLEEKKKAQVVAMEEQDEAQRKALEEKKRAEAAMEQLQRVQRMFQEEQEIAEKKAVEEKELLQKGLEELGIAKKKALEEQERAQKALEALERAHQQALEEQKKAQVAAMEEQNRAQKKAVEEKKMAEAAMEQLIEIQRKVQEEQERAEKKAVEEREVLQKSQEELEFAKKAALEEQERAQKALETLERAHQQALEEQKKAQMAAMEEQELAQKKYLEEKKMAEEALEKLLTKVQKEQEMIEKKAMAEEEKAEKTKKELDIAQKKALEDLETTRKKAREDQERAQNALEALERAHKQALQEQEQAQKKALKEKKRAEAALEELSRAQRKIQEEQERAEKQAMQEKGVLQKSRGELEIAQKKALEEQERAQKALQALERARKQLLEEKKKAQVVAMEEQDEAQRKALEEKKRAEAAMEQLQRVQRKFQEEQEIAEKKAVEEKELLQKGLEEFGIAKKKALEEQERAQKALEALERAHKQTQEEQKKAQVAAMEKQELAQKKYLEEKKMAEEALEKLLTKVKKEQKMTEKRAMAEEERSEKTKKELEFAQKKALEDLETARKKAREDEERAQNALGALERAHKQAMQEQEQAQKKALKEKKRAEAALEELSRAQRKIQEEQERAEKKAMREKEAAQKPLEELEIAQKKALEEQEKAQKALEALERAHQQALQEQKKAQFTVMEEQELAQKKSLEEKKRAEAALEELLRTQKTFQEEQERAEKKTMREKEEVQKLLKELDIAQKKALEENKRAEHKALEEQRIAQQAREELERAHAKSIEEQQRAQMMAFEEQQKTKVMHTELEETRNKVLEEQERAQKRAVEEQLKAHHIIEELTKVQKSALEEQERARKAAIAEQQRAEMMLKELEERHRKTLEEQEIIQKKALEQQERAHLATEELAKAQKSALEEQERARRTALAEQQRAEKMLKELEERQRKERQRTQKKTVEQQERVRLAMETLAKAQKSALEEQERTRKAALAEQQKAEMMLKELEEKQSKERQRIQKKAAEQQERAHLAMEELAKRRKAALEEQGKALKKALEEQKTTEKGTVELEGAQKKALEETEAQNKNLPQTQEPVFKRIHEACKFIQKLGAIEPEGAHRKLCVQQGKARKNLEQKEHRQPQKVPEHDKSSQTPFSDSVLDFFQTE; via the exons ATGGATCCAAGAAAAGTTCACAGTGACACACATGACCAGGTCAAGCTTTACTTGAACTTAGCTAATTCTGAAGATCGATTCTTCCTTCGGGAACCATTAGGAAACATAAATAATTCCTTACcacatacaacaaacaacattTGTGTAGGTGAGGCTGGTGATAAGCTTCTGAAAGATCCAAGCAAGGAGAACAATTTGGAGACTTGTAGTGAGGAAACGGAACAATGTCAGAACAATATCCACGAACTGGGATGCAATAGCCTGAAAGTAACTGAAGAGATGAGGAATCAAATCAATGAAAAGTGTAAGGAGGCTTTTGAAGTCCTAGCTAAAGGTGAACTTCAGAAAGCAGTTCATTTGTTCACTGAAGCCATTGAGTTGAATCCACATATTCCTAGTTCCTACATTAACCGGGCCAGTGTCTTTATGCAGTTGCAGGAGGCACGGGCTGCCATTAAAGACTGTGACATAGCCATTGAACTGAATCCCAAATCACCAGAGTCATTCAGACTGCGagggaaagcattccagaatTTGGGGCTTTGGGAAGAGGCAGCCTGTGATCTTGCTTTAGCTTCTAGGCTGGAGTATGAAGAAGAAGCCAATGCTGTGGTAAAAAGATTGAAGTTAGGGTTTCAAAGGATTTCTGAGACACGTGCAAAGTGTGCCTTAAGATACAAGGAATCTGAGTTACTGGAGCAGGTTAAGAATGTAGAGGCAACTTCAAAGGCTGATGCACAagatcagagagagaaagattttagCACACCATTGGAGAATGAAACAGCAAATGGCAAATTAGATCATGAGGGCGAGTTCCAACACATGCTAAATGAAAATGTGGAGACAGTTGAGATGTGGAAGCAAAccaatgaaaaaaagaaagaagccttTGATGCAGTGGAGAAAGGTGAACTACAAAGAGCCATTGACCTGTTCTCTGAAGCTATTGAATTAAACCCCCGGTGTGGCAACTTGTATGTTTGCCGAGCCAGTACCTTTCTAAAGCTGCGTCTGCCACATGCTGCCATAAGCGACTGCAATCAAGCTATAAAATTAAACCCTGATGCAGCATTACCATATAAGTGGCGCGGGGGGGCATTTCATCTGTTAGGATACTTGCAGGAGGCCGCTAAAGATCTTTCTTTGGCCTGTCAGTTGGATTATGATGAAAATACATATGCCATGTTGAAGGAGGTAGAAGCAGAGACCAAGTCATTCACTCAATGTTGGAGAAAGCATGAAGGAAAATGTAATACAGAATCATTTACAGAAAATATGGAAAGGATGAAAGAAGCCCTTGTAGACCCAGAGAGTACACAGACAAAGATTCCATTGAAAACACCAAAACACCAAGATACCGTTTCAGAAGAACAAGAAAGGAGTAAATTTAAACTCTCCAAAGTAAAGGATGTTCCATATGATCATGCCCAAGAACATGAACCATTTATTCATTTCCCAGAGGAACAATGCAAAGCCTATCCTCTGTATGCTGCAGAACAAGAAAAAGGTCAACTCATAGCACATGAAAAATACGAAACATCTGAAGTTCAGGAAAGAGAGATTCAGAAGGGAACTAAGAGTGATTTTGAATGCACTAAATCAGAGAGTGAGGAGAGTGAATTGGAAATTGATACTGAAGAGGTGATTGAACCAGATGAAGATGTTCCTCAAGAGATGGGAGATGAAAACTTGAAAGTAACAGATGAAATGCGAAAACAGGCcagtgaaaagaaaagagaagctaTTGATGCAATCAATAAAGGCGAACTTTTTAAAGCTTTAGATCTGTTCACTGAAGCTATTAAGCTAAACCCACGCCTTACCATTTTATATGCAAACCGAGCCAAGGTCTATATGAAGCTTCAGAAACCAAATGCTGCAATTAGGGACTGTGACAAAGCCATACAGATCAACCCTGATTCGGCTCAGCCCTACAAGTGGAGAGGAAGAGCATTGCAGCTACTTGGTTACTGGCAAAGGGCTGCTAAAGACCTAGCCTTGGCCTGCCAATTGGATTATGATGAAGAATCCTATGCTATGTTGAAGGAGATACAGCCAAAGGCTCAGAAAATTGCCAAATACTGGCGAAAGCATGAGCGGAAACTTGAGAAAAAGAAGTACAAGGAGCTTCTGGAAAGCCTTCACAAAGTTTGTGAGAAGCATGAAAGACCACAAAGTATACTTACAGGGTTAGAAAGTGATGACAAGGTAGCCACTGAAGACCAGAGAAGGGCTTGGAAGGAAACCATGAATGAATGGCAGGGAGTCAGACACACCGTCCTGAGGAAACAGGAGAGAATGCCCCGGGAAGAGGTGGGAAGAAGTCTGCAAGAAAATATATGGATACAATATAGATCTTTTGAAAAGGAGACTGATGAACAAGACAACTTTCAGCAGAAGCTACTGGAGGAGCAAGAAAGAATTCAGCACAAGGAAGTAAAATACCAGGGAACAGTCCAGCAGAAAGAGCTGGAGGAACAGTTAAGAGCCCTTCAGCAAGAACTTGAGGAAAAGCTTAGAGCTTATCAAGAAGAACTGGATGAAGAGGAGAATTCTCTGAGAAGGTTATTAAAAGAACAGGAAAAATCACATCAGAAGTTACTCTATCAGCAAGAAAAAGCTTACAAAGTGATCCTAGAAGAGCAGGCAAAAGCTCAGCTGCTAGCTCTCGAGGAACTAGAGAGAGCTCAGCAAACAGCTCTGGAGGAACTGGCAGAAGCTCGACTGACAGCCCTGGGGGAACAGGAAAGAGCTCAGCAACAAgtcctggaggaagaggagagagctcTGAAAGCTCTGGAAAGTGCTCATAAGCAAGCACTGGAAGAACAGAAGAAAGCTCATGTGGTTGTCATGGAAGAACAGAAACTGGCACACAAAAAATCTCTAGAAGAAAAGATGATGGCTGAGGCAGCTCTGGGAGAACTCCAGAGAACTCAAAGGAAGTTTCAAGAAGAGCGAGAAATGGCTGAAAAGAAAAcaattgaagaaaaagaaaaagctcagaaGACCCTAGAAAAAATAGAAAGTGCTCAAAAGAAGGCTGTGGAGGAACAGGAAAGAGCCCAGAAAGCCCTAGAAGCTTTAGAATTTGTTCATAAACaggctctggagcagcagaaaaaagctCAGATGGCCATCATGGAAAAAGAGCAAGCACAGAAAAAATCTCTAGAAGAAACAAATATGTCTGA AGACATTGCTCAGAAGAAGGCCCTTGAGGACTTGGAGACAACTAGAAAAAAGGCACGGGAGGACCAGGAAAGAGCCCAGAATGCCCTGGAAGCTCTTGAAAGAGCTCATAAGCAGGCATTGCAGGAACAGGAGCAAGCACAGAAAAAAGCTCTTAAAGAAAAGAAGAGGGCTGAGGCAGCTCTAGAAGAACTCTCAAAGGCCCAGAGAAAGATCCAAGAAGAGCAGGAAAGGGCTGAGAAACaagcaatgcaagaaaaaggagtTCTTCAGAAGAGCCGAGGGGAATTAGAGATTGCCCAAAAGAAGGCACTGGAGGAACAGGAAAGAGCTCAGAAAGCTCTGCAGGCTCTGGAACGAGCTCGTAAGCAGTTattggaggaaaagaagaaagccCAGGTGGTAGCCATGGAAGAACAAGATGAAGCCCAAAGAAAGGCtctagaagaaaagaagagggcCGAGGCAGCCATGGAACAACTCCAGAGAGTGCAAAGAATGTTTCAAGAAGAGCAGGAAATAGCTGAAAAGAAAGCGGTGGAAGAAAAAGAATTACTTCAGAAGGGCCTAGAAGAATTAGGGATCGCTAAGAAGAAGGCTCTAGAGGAACAGGAGAGAGCTCAGAAAGCTCTGGAAGCTCTAGAAAGAGCACATCAGCAGGCACTGGAGGAACAGAAGAAAGCCCAGGTGGCAGCCATGGAAGAGCAGAACCGAGCCCAGAAAAAAGCTGTAGAAGAAAAGAAGATGGCTGAGGCAGCCATGGAACAACTCATAGAGATTCAGAGAAAAGTTCAAGAAGAGCAGGAAAGGGCTGAGAAAAAAGCTGTGGAAGAAAGAGAGGTACTTCAAAAGAGCCAAGAAGAATTAGAGTTTGCTAAGAAGGCGGCACTGGAAGAACAGGAAAGAGCTCAAAAGGCTCTGGAAACTCTAGAAAGAGCACATCAGCAAGCACTGGAGGAACAAAAGAAAGCCCAGATGGCAGCCATGGAAGAACAGGAATTAGCACAAAAGAAATATctagaagaaaaaaagatggcaGAGGAAGCCCTGGAAAAACTCTTGACTAAGGTTCAGAAAGAACAGGAAATGATTGAGAAAAAAGCAATGGCAGAAGAAGAGAAAGCCGAGAAGACTAAAAAAGAATTAGACATTGCTCAGAAGAAGGCCCTTGAGGACTTGGAGACAACTAGAAAAAAGGCACGGGAGGACCAGGAAAGAGCCCAGAATGCCCTGGAAGCTCTTGAAAGAGCTCATAAGCAGGCATTGCAGGAACAGGAGCAAGCACAGAAAAAAGCTCTTAAAGAAAAGAAGAGGGCTGAGGCAGCTCTAGAAGAACTCTCAAGGGCTCAGAGAAAGATCCAAGAAGAGCAGGAAAGGGCTGAGAAACaagcaatgcaagaaaaaggagtTCTTCAGAAGAGCCGAGGGGAATTAGAGATTGCCCAAAAGAAGGCACTGGAGGAACAGGAAAGAGCTCAGAAAGCTCTGCAGGCTCTGGAACGAGCTCGTAAGCAGTTattggaggaaaagaagaaagccCAGGTGGTAGCCATGGAAGAACAAGATGAAGCCCAAAGAAAGGCtctagaagaaaagaagagggctGAGGCAGCCATGGAACAACTCCAGAGAGTGCAAAGAAAGTTTCAAGAAGAGCAGGAAATAGCTGAAAAGAAAGCGGTGGAAGAAAAAGAATTACTTCAGAAGGGCCTAGAAGAATTTGGGATCGCTAAGAAGAAGGCTCTAGAGGAACAGGAGAGAGCTCAGAAAGCTCTGGAAGCTCTAGAAAGAGCACATAAGCAGACACAGGAGGAACAGAAGAAAGCCCAGGTGGCAGCCATGGAAAAACAGGAATTAGCACAAAAGAAATACctagaagaaaaaaagatggcaGAGGAAGCCCTGGAAAAACTCTTGACTAAGgttaaaaaagaacagaaaatgacTGAGAAGAGAGCAATGGCAGAAGAAGAGAGATCTGAGAAGACTAAAAAAGAATTAGAATTTGCTCAGAAGAAGGCCCTTGAGGACTTGGAGACAGCCAGAAAAAAGGCGAGGGAGGATGAGGAAAGAGCCCAGAATGCTCTGGGAGCTCTTGAAAGAGCTCATAAGCAGGCAATGCAGGAACAGGAGCAAGCACAGAAAAAAGCTCTTAAAGAAAAGAAGAGGGCTGAGGCAGCTCTAGAAGAACTCTCAAGGGCTCAGAGAAAGATCCAAGAAGAGCAGGAAAGAGCTGAAAAGAAAGCAATGAGAGAAAAAGAGGCAGCTCAGAAGCCCCTAGAAGAATTAGAGATTGCCCAAAAGAAGGCATtggaggagcaggagaaagcacaAAAAGCTCTAGAAGCTCTGGAAAGAGCTCATCAGCAGGCACTGCAGGAACAGAAGAAAGCCCAGTTTACAGTCATGGAAGAACAGGAACTAGCACAAAAAAAGTCtctagaagaaaagaagagggctGAGGCAGCCCTGGAAGAACTCTTAAGGACTCAAAAAACATtccaagaggagcaggaaagggctGAGAAGAAAACaatgagagaaaaagaagaagttcagAAGCTCTTAAAAGAATTAGACATTGCTCAAAAGAAGGCCTTGGAGGAAAATAAAAGAGCTGAACACAAAGCCTTAGAGGAACAAAGGATAGCCCAGCAGGCTAGGGAAGAGCTGGAGAGAGCACATGCTAAATCTATAGAGGAACAGCAGAGAGCTCAGATGATGGCCTTTGAAGAACAGCAGAAAACTAAGGTGATGCATACTGAACTGGAGGAAACTCGGAACAAAGTGTTGGAGGAACAAGAAAGAGCACAGAAGAGAGCTGTAGAGGAACAATTGAAAGCTCATCATATTATAGAGGAATTGACAAAAGTTCAAAAGTCAGCTCTGGAGGAACAAGAAAGAGCCAGGAAGGCAGCCATAGCAGAGCAGCAAAGAGCGGAGATGATGCTTAAGGAGCTGGAGGAAAGACACAGAAAAACCTTAGAAGAACAGGAAATCATACAGAAGAAGGCCCTTGAGCAACAAGAAAGAGCCCATCTTGCAACAGAGGAGTTAGCAAAAGCTCAAAAGTCAGCTCTTGAGGAACAAGAAAGAGCTAGGAGGACAGCCCTAGCAGAGCAGCAGAGGGCCGAGAAGATGCTTAAGGAGCTGGAGGAAAGACAGAGAAAAGAACGGCAAAGAACACAGAAGAAGACTGTTGAGCAACAAGAAAGGGTTCGTCTTGCTATGGAGACATTGGCAAAGGCTCAAAAGTCAGCACTGGAGGAACAAGAAAGAACCCGGAAGGCAGCCCTAGCAGAGCAGCAGAAAGCTGAAATGATGCTTAAGGAGCTAGAAGAAAAACAGAGCAAAGAACGACAAAGAATACAGAAGAAAGCCGCTGAGCAACAAGAAAGAGCCCATCTTGCTATGGAGGAATTGGCAAAGCGTCGAAAGGCAGCTCTGGAGGAACAAGGGAAGGCTCTGAAGAAGGCCCTGGAAGAACAGAAGACAACTGAAAAGGGCACGGTAGAATTGGAGGGAGCACAGAAAAAGGCCTTGGAGGAAACAGAAGCACAGAATAAAAATCTACCACAAACTCAGgaacctgtttttaaaaggattCATGAGGCGTGCAAGTTCATACAGAAACTGGGTGCTATTGAGCCAGAAGGAGCTCATAGAAAGCTCTGTGTTCAGCAAGGAAAGGCTCGCAAGAACCTAGAACAGAAAGAACACCGGCAACCACAGAAGGTCCCGGAACATGACAAGAGTTCACAAACGCCATTCTCGGACTCTGTTTTGGACTTTTTCCAAACAGAGTAA